Proteins encoded in a region of the Rutidosis leptorrhynchoides isolate AG116_Rl617_1_P2 chromosome 9, CSIRO_AGI_Rlap_v1, whole genome shotgun sequence genome:
- the LOC139867073 gene encoding uncharacterized protein, whose product MAGSVDNHGDGALLDSWEVSDLDSTINRSILSSKRECNNSSPKLSRNCSDIDSVPVRSSLSGGVLEDMVNSVDQFLREALQNPRERLSVLRIEQDVEKFIKDPVQQQMEFSQLPTSYLRLAAHRVAQHYSLQSTALLDNNLPEGFGSRIIIHKTSECRPPLIRLADIPLKLPTDDSDNNVVKVAIKQRPNKRLQNIGSNSTAQRGNSLKSVDERKEEYNRARARIFNSSSSLEESNMEEVSSSTLVDMNGTWSRSGGNMVDGSISGPRNNSKVAIFRDREVERNDPDYDRSYDRYAQRFDPGFGFNGSSYPVQPIYAPIFTYNTEFPQLGSVHTHRAPSILTEHQPHTLGQPIPGSWVTPSSPAGIGYRPSETMVNPYSLNHAYMQYSSQRSALTFIHPREQVHQQLAQSQQLQPDSTFGLARPR is encoded by the exons ATGGCCGGTTCAGTAGATAATCACGGTGACGGAGCTCTACTTGATTCATGGGAAGTTTCTGACCTAGATTCCACCATAAACAGGTCAATCCTATCATCTAAACGTGAATGCAACAATTCATCACCTAAATTGAGTAGAAATTGTTCGGATATCGATTCGGTTCCGGTTAGGTCATCATTATCTGGTGGTGTTTTGGAAGATATGGTGAATTCTGTTGATCAGTTTCTTCGTGAAGCGTTACAAAACCCTAGGGAACGCCTTTCAG TGCTACGGATAGAGCAGGATGTAGAGAAGTTTATTAAAGATCCTGTACAACAACAAATGGAGTTCAGCCAGCTACCTACATCCTATCTACGATTAGCTGCACATCGTGTTGCTCAACATTATTCTCTTCAATCGACCGCCTTACTAGATAATAACCTTCCGGAAGGTTTCGGATCCAGAATTATAATCCACAAGACATCTGAATGTCGTCCTCCTCTTATACGTTTGGCTGATATTCCATTAAAATTACCAACTGATGACTCTGATAACAATGTTGTCAAAGTTGCAATCAAACAAAGGCCAAATAAGAGATTACAAAATATTGGGTCAAATTCAACTGCACAAAGGGGTAATAGTTTGAAAAGTGTTGATGAGAGAAAAGAAGAATATAATCGAGCACGTGCGAGGATATTTAATTCGAGTAGTTCTTTAGAGGAATCAAATATGGAAGAAGTTTCATCTTCAACATTAGTGGATATGAATGGTACTTGGAGTAGATCAGGTGGTAATATGGTAGATGGGTCAATTAGTGGGCCTAGGAATAATAGTAAAGTCGCTATCTTTCGGGACCGTGAAGTTGAGCGAAATGATCCTGATTATGATAGGAGCTATGACCG ATATGCACAAAGATTCGATCCTGGCTTCGGGTTTAATGGTAGCTCATATCCTGTACAACCTATATATGCACCTATTTTCACTTACAACACTGAATTTCCACAACTCGGTTCTGTTCACACTCATAGGGCTCCGTCTATCTTAACCGAACACCAACCTCACACACTTGGTCAACCTATACCGGGATCATGGGTTACACCATCTTCACCTGCTGGTATTGGTTATAGACCCTCAGAGACGATGGTCAATCCATATAGTCTCAATCATGCCTACATGCAGTACTCTTCTCAACGGTCAGCGCTAACATTCATCCATCCTCGTGAACAAGTTCACCAACAATTGGCACAG